The following coding sequences are from one Patagioenas fasciata isolate bPatFas1 chromosome 23, bPatFas1.hap1, whole genome shotgun sequence window:
- the DHRS3 gene encoding short-chain dehydrogenase/reductase 3 yields the protein MIWKWLGALLLFPVQMVYLVVKAAVCMVLPPKLRDLSGENVLITGGGRGIGRHLAREFAKRGARKIILWGRTEKCLKETTEEIRTMGTECHYFICDVGNREEVYRQAKAVREKVGDITILVNNAAVVHGKSLMDSDDDALLKSQHINTLGQFWTTKAFLPRMLELQNGHIVCLNSVLALSAIPGAIDYCTSKASSFAFMESLTLGLLDCPGVNATTVLPFHTSTEMFQGMRIRFPNLFPPLKPETVARRTVEAVQMNQAFLLLPWTMHVLVILKSILPQAALEEIHKFSGSYTCMNTFKGRT from the exons ATGATTTGGAAATGGCTGGGCGCTTTGCTGCTTTTCCCAGTGCAGATGGTTTATTTGGTGGTGAAAGCTGCCGTGTGCATGGTCCTGCCACCGAAGCTCCGAGACCTGTCTGGGGAGAACGTGCTCATCACCGGCGGGGGCAGAGGCATCGGCCGCCACCTGGCCAGGGAGTTTGCCAAGCGGGGAGCCCGAAAG ATCATCCTGTGGGGTCGAACTGAGAAATGCCTGAAGGAGACCACAGAGGAAATCAGGACGATGGGGACGGAATGCCATTATTTCATTTGCGACGTAGGAAATCGAGAGGAGGTCTATCGGCAAGCCAAAGCTGTGCGGGAAAAG GTGGGCGATATCACTATCCTGGTGAACAATGCTGCTGTGGTCCATGGTAAGAGCCTGATGGACAGCGATGATGACGCACTGCTCAAATCACAGCACATAAACACCCTGGGCCAGTTCTGG ACCACCAAAGCATTCCTGCCAAGGATGCTGGAGTTGCAGAATGGACACATTGTTTGCCTGAACTCTGTCCTGGCCTTGTCAGCCATCCCTGGAGCCATTGACTACTGCACCTCCAAAGCCTCGTCCTTTGCCTTTATGGAGAGCCTGACCCTGGGGCTGCTCGACTGTCCTGGGGTGAACGCCACAACAGTCCTGCCCTTCCACACCAGCACGGAGATGTTTCAAGGCATGAGAATCAG GTTCCCTAATCTTTTTCCTCCTCTCAAGCCAGAGACAGTGGCTAGGAGGACAGTAGAAGCCGTTCAGATGAACCAAGCCTTCCTGCTCCTTCCCTGGACAATGCATGTTCTTGTCATCCTCAAAAG CATTCTCCCTCAGGCAGCACTTGAAGAAATCCACAAGTTTTCTGGGAGCTACACCTGCATGAACACTTTCAAAGGGCGAACATAG